One part of the Bacteroidota bacterium genome encodes these proteins:
- a CDS encoding helix-turn-helix transcriptional regulator, protein MTEKEERLRKENIRKKFGKHIRKLRQDRKISAVELASSSNMEKSHFSRLENGGTMPTLYTLIKISEALEIPFDQLLKEFKI, encoded by the coding sequence ATGACTGAAAAAGAGGAAAGACTACGGAAGGAAAATATCCGGAAGAAATTTGGCAAGCACATTAGAAAACTGCGTCAGGATAGGAAGATTTCTGCTGTGGAGTTGGCAAGTAGTAGTAATATGGAAAAATCCCATTTTTCTAGACTGGAAAACGGTGGAACTATGCCTACTCTGTATACTCTGATTAAAATATCTGAAGCTCTTGAGATTCCATTTGATCAGCTGCTAAAGGAGTTCAAGATTTGA